From Tripterygium wilfordii isolate XIE 37 chromosome 13, ASM1340144v1, whole genome shotgun sequence, the proteins below share one genomic window:
- the LOC120013331 gene encoding mitochondrial inner membrane protease subunit 2-like, with protein sequence MGTRNFLWDVAKKSFTFGLITFTISDYASILPVRGASMSPTFNPGTNTTFGSRTDDMVLVEKFCLTNYKFSHGDVVVFSSPSNYKERQIKRIIGLPGDWIGGPYSYDVVKVPKGHCWVEGDNSAFSLDSRSFGPVPLGLVRGRVTHIVWPPQRVGEVNRMVPQGRLSPN encoded by the exons ATGGGAACTCGAAATTTTTTATGGGATGTTGCAAAGAAGTCATTCACATTTGGACTCATTACCTTCACCATTTCTGATTATGCCAGCATTCTTCCTGTCCGGGGAGCCTCTATGAGCCCCACATTTAATCCTGGAACCAATACCACTTTTGGGTCACGAACTG ATGACATGGTTCTGGTGGAAAAGTTTTGCcttacaaattacaaattttcACACGGTGATGTGGTAGTTTTCAG TTCTCCAAGTAATTACAAGGAGAGACAAATAAAGAGAATTATCGGCTTACCGGGTGATTGGATTGGAGGACCATATTCTTATGATGTAGTCAAGGTTCCTAAAGGACATTGTTGGGTGGAGGGAGACAATTCAGCATTCAGCTTGGATTCAAGATCTTTTGGCCCG GTTCCATTGGGTTTAGTTCGGGGGAGGGTCACCCACATTGTATGGCCTCCGCAGAGAGTTGGTGAGGTCAACAGAATGGTTCCTCAAGGCAGACTTTCTCCTAATTGA
- the LOC120013142 gene encoding E3 ubiquitin-protein ligase AIRP2-like isoform X2, translating to MRKSFKDSLKALEADIQFANTLASDYHGEFDGACLQMRLSYSPAAQFFLFLVQWTDCHLAGALGLLRILIYKAYVDGKTTMSVHERKASLREFYGGLTDVEDKKQKEICAKYKNRHGVDKGKLSEIDLEREEECGICMEIGSKVVLPKCNHAMCMKCYRTWRARSQSCPFCRDSLKRVNSGDLWVYTGNNEVVDLSAITRENLKRLFIYINKLPLIVPDPMIVSYNPRHL from the exons ATGCGGAAATCTTTCAAGGATTCTCTCAAAGCTTTGGAAGCTGATATTCAGTTCGCTAATACCTT GGCGTCGGATTATCATGGGGAGTTTGATGGAGCCTGTCTTCAAATGAGATTGTCCTATAGTCCAGCTGCTcaattttttctcttccttgttCAGTGGACTGATTGTCACCTTGCTGGTGCCTTAGGATTGCTTAGGATCCTAATATACAAG GCATATGTTGATGGGAAGACAACCATGTCGGTTCATGAAAGGAAAGCTAGTCTAAGAGAGTTCTATG GTGGTTTAACTGATGTAGAAGACAAGAAACAGAAAGAAATTTGTGCTAAGTACAAGAATAGACATGGGGTGGACAAAGGAAAGCTGTCTGAGATTGActtagaaagagaagaagagtgtGGCATCTGTATGGAGATTGGCAGCAAGGTTGTATTGCCCAAATGCAATCATGCAATGTGTATGAAGTGCTATCGAACTTG GCGTGCAAGGTCACAATCATGTCCATTCTGTCGGGACAGTCTCAAAAGAGTAAATTCAGGCGACCTTTGGGTCTACACTGGAAACAATGAGGTGGTTGATTTATCTGCAATCACAAGGGAAAACTTGAAGAGGCTGTTTATATACATTAACAAGTTGCCTCTCATTGTGCCGGATCCTATGATTGTTTCTTACAATCCCCGTCATCTGTGA
- the LOC120013921 gene encoding uncharacterized protein LOC120013921, translating into MKRIKKREIKRSRDKSEEDEEEKQRKERRTKRRRDYDVNVEEKMRKEKRTKRRDDHIEHAHAHKAGGNLILKAKFDAIEQKLGEHGGQLLDMKKEIVESITGFFETTKAIYEGLAVLKGNWEKKEDKDGNQDEKDENEDEGKDDEEDQEETYDADKEEEDNEGKTVSPVRHADDVEDAAVVAGLMDLTKQVFEQPMTDKSSIGVEEIPKAKYTFTRGRKRGSTSRRVNIYNPMRTECQSQERSTNQNIDGPWPINLKRSYSTLWRQGFEAWVRNRAEDTSYLVVGGKKLYKNWFINAMTPDYWLTDQHMDVAMYLLMKRIKQYPAIFKKKVVLLDTIFTVSVESHFNEFTKDPHNVGEWDKHEVFEHYISGKNPEGSIPLNGVDYIYFPMNWRNIHWVAIEVKQGGLQ; encoded by the exons ATGAAGAGaattaagaaaagagaaattaaaagaagcagagataagtctgaagaagatgaagaagagaaacagagaaaagagagaagaactaAGAGAAGGAGGGATTACGATGTTAATGTTgaagaaaaaatgagaaaagagaaaagaacaaagagaagggATGATCACATCGAGcatgcacatgcacataaagCTGGAGGGAATTTGATATTGAAGGCCAAGTTCGATGCCATAGAGCAGAAGTTGGGAGAGCATGGTGGTCAACTTTTGGACatgaaaaaggaaattgttgaaaGCATTACTGGTTTTTTTGAGACTACCAAGGCAATTTACGAAGGTCTGGCAGTGTTAAAAGGAAAttgggagaaaaaggaggataAGGATGGAAATCAGGATGAAAAGGATGAGAATGAGGATGAgggaaaggatgatgagg AGGACCAGGAGGAAACGTATGATGCGGATAAAGAGGAGGAGGACAATGAGGGAAAGACAGTTTCCCCTGTTAGACATGCCGATGATGTTGAGGATGCAGCCGTAGTTGCTGGATTGATGGATCTCACAAAACAAGTGTTTGAACAGCCAATGACAGACAAAAGTTCAATTGGAGTTGAAGAGATTCCAAAAGCCAAGTACACATTTACACGGGGAAGAAAAAGAGGTTCCACATCGAGacgtgtaaatatatataatccaatgCGAACAGAGTGTCAATCACAAGAAAGAAGCACCAACCAAAATATTGATGGTCCTTGGCCAATCAATTTAAAGAGGTCGTATTCGACTCTTTGGAGACAAGGATTTGAAGCATGGGTAAGAAACAGGGCTGAGGATACATCTTATTTGGTTGTTGGTGGAAAGAAGTTATACAAAAATTGGTTTATCAACGCAATGACACCCGATTACTGGTTGACAGACcag CATATGGACGTCGCAATGTACCTCCTCATGAAGAGGATCAAGCAATACCCTGCCATATTCAAGAAGAAGGTTGTGCTGTTGGACACTATATTCACT GTATCAGTTGAATCCCACTTTAATGAGTTCACTAAAGATCCTCATAATGTTGGAGAATGGGACAAACATGAAGTCTTTGAGCACTATATTTCTGGAAAAAACCCTGAAGGGTCCATACCATTGAATGGTGTAGATTACATTTACTTTCCCATGAACTGGAGAAATATCCATTGGGTTGCAATTGAGGTTAAA CAAGGAGGATTGCAATAA
- the LOC120013936 gene encoding clathrin light chain 2-like → MSSFTGSFGDESPVTGSTTRPFDDDGYIGYDPRIQSQRFDSFTNFDANSVKDSVGDSSPIFGSQSYSAGHEVFSPLQEASGGFGATDGSVLPPSSEMEPEEGFALREWRRQNAISLEKKETLEKELLQQIIAEAEEYKAEFYRKCHVAVENNKASNREKEKLFLANRDKFHTEAGQNYWKAIGELIPREVPTIKKRGKKDQENKKPSIVVIQGPKPGKPTDLSRMRHILLKLKHNPPPHMKPKPVSLAEPKKDAKAAPAPSGAASTKTAVVTPEPKATA, encoded by the exons ATGTCATCGTTCACCGGTTCATTTGGCGACGAATCGCCAGTTACCGGGTCGACGACTCGTCCCTTCGACGACGATGGCTATATCGGCTACGATCCTCGCATCCAGTCCCAGCGATTCGACTCTTTCACTAACTTCGACGCCAATTCTGTCAAGGACTCCGTCGGAGACTCGTCACCGATTTTCGGCTCCCAATCTTACAGCGCTGGACATGAAGTGTTTTCTCCGCTGCAGGAAGCTAGCGGAGGTTTTGGGGCAACTGATGGCTCGGTCTTGCCACCGTCGTCTGAGATGGAACCGGAGGAGGGTTTCGCACTGAGAGAGTGGCGGAG GCAAAACGCAATCAGTTTGGAAAAGAAGGAGACGCTAGAGAAAGAGCTGTTGCAGCAGATAATAGCGGAGGCCGAGGAGTACAAAGCTGAGTTTTACAGGAAGTGCCATGTTGCCGTTGAGAACAACAAAGCTTCTAacagagagaaggagaag CTATTTTTGGCGAACCGAGATAAGTTCCACACTGAAGCGGGACAGAATTACTGGAAGGCAATTGGAGAACTCATTCCTCGTGAGGTGCCAACTATTAAGAAAAGGGGGAAGAAGGATCAAGAGAACAAGAAGCCCTCCATTGTTGTCATCCAGGGACCCAAGCCTGGGAAGCCAACAGATCTCTCAAGGATGCGTCATATACTACTGAAGCTTAAGCACAATCCACCGCCCCACATGAAGCCTAAGCCAGTTTCATTAGCAGAACCTAAAAAAGATGCTAAAGCTGCTCCCGCTCCTTCTGGTGCTGCTTCTACAAAGACGGCAGTGGTGACTCCTGAACCTAAAGCTACTGCTTGA
- the LOC120013143 gene encoding high mobility group B protein 1-like: MKPAKGKGAPRTSKEAVKPVDDRKVGKRKAADKSSKGQAGKDKRAKKDPNKPKRPASAFFVFLEEFRTTFKKENPNVKAVSAVGKAGGQKWKSMTDAEKAPYEAKAAKRKTDYEKLMNAYNKQDDGDEESDKSKSEINDEDEASAEEGQQKQEDEEEDEEEQEDEDDDDSDY; the protein is encoded by the exons ATGAAGCCTGCCAAAGGAAAGGGGGCACCAAGGACCTCTAAAGAAGCTGTTAAACCTGTAGATGACAG AAAGGTTGGAAAGAGAAAGGCAGCTGATAAGAGTAGCAAAGGTCAAGCTGGAAAGGACAAACGGGCCAAGAAAGACCCAAACAAACCAAAGAGGCCTGCTAGTGCATTCTTTGTTTTCCT TGAGGAATTTAGAACCACTTTCaagaaagaaaatccaaatgTGAAGGCTGTCTCAGCG GTTGGAAAAGCTGGAGGACAGAAGTGGAAGTCCATGACTGATGCT GAAAAAGCTCCATATGAAGCCAAAGCCGCGAAAAGGAAGACAGATTATGAAAAGCTTATGAACGCGTATAACAAGCAG GATGACGGTGATGAAGAGTCAGACAAGTCAAAATCTGAAATAAACGACGAGGATGAGGCCAGCGCTGAG GAAGGACAGCAGAAGCAGGAGGAtgaggaggaagatgaagaggaGCAGGAGGATGAAGACGACGATGACTCTGACTACTAA
- the LOC120013330 gene encoding putative serine/threonine-protein kinase: MTSSCFGVFNSCKQRDSRGRAKGEEIATNNVRLFSYNSLRSATDDFHPSCRIGGGGFGVVYRGVLRNGTHVAIKCLSAESKQGTQEFLTEINMISTIRHPNLVELVGCCVEGNNRILVYEYMENNSLASVLLGSKSKHVALSWPQRAAICLGTASGLAFLHEEAEPHIVHRDIKASNVLLDGNFTPKIGDFGLAKLFPDNVTHVSTRVAGTVGYLAPEYALLGQLTKKADVYSFGVLVLEIISGKSSSKAAFEEDMLVLVEWAWKLRKEERLLHMVDPELTEYPENEVIRFIKVALFCTQAAAQQRPNMKQVLQMLAKNVHLNEKALTEPGVYRAHASQHSGVGSSRETSSSQKNKGKQSVDPLITTSHVYSSSMTHMLPR, translated from the exons ATGACGAGTAGCTGTTTTGGTGTATTCAACAGCTGTAAACAAAGAGACAGTCGAGGCCGGGCAAAGGGAGAAG aGATTGCCACCAACAATGTAAGGCTATTTTCTTATAATTCATTGAGATCAGCAACAGATGATTTCCATCCATCATGTCGGATTGGTGGAGGTGGTTTTGGGGTTGTCTATAGG GGAGTTTTAAGAAATGGTACTCACGTAGCCATCAAGTGTCTTTCTGCAGAATCTAAACAAGGAACGCAGGAATTCTTGACGGAGATAAATATGATTTCGACTATACGACATCCAAACCTTGTTGAACTCGTTGGGTGTTGTGTTGAGGGAAATAATCGAATATTGGTCTATGAATATATGGAGAACAACAGCCTTGCAAGTGTCTTACTAG GCTCAAAAAGTAAACACGTTGCTCTGAGCTGGCCCCAGAGAGCTGCTATTTGTCTGGGCACAGCTTCTGGTCTTGCATTTCTTCATGAAGAAGCTGAACCACATATTGTTCACAGAGATATAAAAGCTAGCAATGTACTTCTTGATGGAAATTTTACCCCTAAAATAGGGGATTTTGGGCTGGCTAAACTATTTCCTGACAACGTCACTCATGTTAGCACTAGAGTAGCAGGAACAGT AGGATATCTTGCCCCAGAGTATGCTCTTCTAGGACAGCTTACAAAGAAGGCAGATGTATACAGTTTTGGGGTGCTTGTACTTGAAATAATTAGTGGGAAAAGCAGTAGTAAGGCAGCATTTGAGGAGGATATGTTGGTTCTTGTTGAATGG GCATGGAAACTGAGGAAAGAGGAAAGGCTTCTGCATATGGTTGATCCAGAATTGACAGAATATCCGGAAAATGAGGTGATTCGCTTCATTAAGGTTGCATTATTTTGCACCCAGGCAGCTGCCCAACAGAGACCCAACATGAAGCAAGTACTACAGATGCTTGCCAAAAATGTTCACCTAAATGAGAAAGCATTAACCGAGCCGGGGGTGTACAGGGCACATGCTTCTCAGCACTCGGGTGTAGGTAGTTCCAGAGAGACATCATCTTCTCAGAAAAACAAGGGTAAGCAATCCGTGGATCCTCTTATAACCACAAGCCATGTATATAGCTCAAGTATGACACATATGCTTCCAAGATAA
- the LOC120012155 gene encoding putative ubiquitin-like-specific protease 1B has product MKPLRTMLPYILRLGGIDAGVAPWPAHRLQVVPQQETGGDCGMFTIKFIEVLSAGMPIQLINQTDMMFYRRKFAIESYGQHF; this is encoded by the exons ATGAAACCGTTGAGGACTATGTTGCCATACATCCTTCGTTTGGGTGGGATTGATGCAGGAGTCGCCCCATGGCCTGCTCATAGATTGCAAGTTGTTCCTCAGCAAGAGACCGG GGGAGATTGTGGGATGTTCACAATAAAATTTATAGAGGTATTGAGTGCAGGAATGCCAATACAACTTATTAATCAGACAGACATGATGTTTTACAGGAGGAAATTCGCAATCGAGTCATACGGACAACATTTTTAA
- the LOC120013142 gene encoding E3 ubiquitin-protein ligase AIRP2-like isoform X1 produces MRKSFKDSLKALEADIQFANTLASDYHGEFDGACLQMRLSYSPAAQFFLFLVQWTDCHLAGALGLLRILIYKAYVDGKTTMSVHERKASLREFYGVIFPSLLQLQGGLTDVEDKKQKEICAKYKNRHGVDKGKLSEIDLEREEECGICMEIGSKVVLPKCNHAMCMKCYRTWRARSQSCPFCRDSLKRVNSGDLWVYTGNNEVVDLSAITRENLKRLFIYINKLPLIVPDPMIVSYNPRHL; encoded by the exons ATGCGGAAATCTTTCAAGGATTCTCTCAAAGCTTTGGAAGCTGATATTCAGTTCGCTAATACCTT GGCGTCGGATTATCATGGGGAGTTTGATGGAGCCTGTCTTCAAATGAGATTGTCCTATAGTCCAGCTGCTcaattttttctcttccttgttCAGTGGACTGATTGTCACCTTGCTGGTGCCTTAGGATTGCTTAGGATCCTAATATACAAG GCATATGTTGATGGGAAGACAACCATGTCGGTTCATGAAAGGAAAGCTAGTCTAAGAGAGTTCTATG GAGTAATATTTCCCTCTTTATTGCAACTTCAAGGTGGTTTAACTGATGTAGAAGACAAGAAACAGAAAGAAATTTGTGCTAAGTACAAGAATAGACATGGGGTGGACAAAGGAAAGCTGTCTGAGATTGActtagaaagagaagaagagtgtGGCATCTGTATGGAGATTGGCAGCAAGGTTGTATTGCCCAAATGCAATCATGCAATGTGTATGAAGTGCTATCGAACTTG GCGTGCAAGGTCACAATCATGTCCATTCTGTCGGGACAGTCTCAAAAGAGTAAATTCAGGCGACCTTTGGGTCTACACTGGAAACAATGAGGTGGTTGATTTATCTGCAATCACAAGGGAAAACTTGAAGAGGCTGTTTATATACATTAACAAGTTGCCTCTCATTGTGCCGGATCCTATGATTGTTTCTTACAATCCCCGTCATCTGTGA